One Halolamina litorea genomic window carries:
- the cgi121 gene encoding KEOPS complex subunit Cgi121 codes for MRLLDGTATVDDLDSFLATLDDAAEATGTTIQAFDADYVVSEAHLERALDRADRAIARGENVARERAVEVLCYAAGRRQINRALAMGVSEGENRVVVLVDAPDGDETAEAEAVERLRGHVDPAPVLGEYDEATVRSFFDVNDAERDAIEGSLPDLILERVALLDVQK; via the coding sequence ATGCGGCTACTCGACGGTACGGCGACGGTCGACGACCTCGACTCGTTCCTCGCCACCCTCGACGACGCCGCCGAAGCAACCGGGACTACCATCCAAGCGTTCGACGCCGACTACGTGGTCTCCGAGGCCCACCTCGAACGGGCACTCGACCGCGCGGATCGGGCCATCGCCCGCGGCGAGAACGTCGCCCGCGAGCGTGCCGTCGAGGTGCTCTGCTACGCCGCGGGGCGCCGCCAGATCAACCGCGCGCTGGCGATGGGCGTCTCTGAGGGCGAGAACCGCGTCGTCGTGCTCGTCGATGCTCCAGACGGCGACGAAACGGCGGAGGCTGAGGCGGTCGAACGCCTCCGCGGGCACGTCGATCCGGCACCGGTCCTCGGGGAGTACGACGAGGCGACCGTTCGGTCGTTCTTCGACGTGAACGACGCCGAACGCGACGCAATCGAGGGCTCGCTCCCGGATCTGATCCTCGAGCGCGTGGCGCTGCTGGACGTACAGAAGTAG
- a CDS encoding DoxX family protein: MSVTNPLSNTFESTIAGHTVRGRAHSLSAWFVLSLRLMMGAAFFWSGWTKLTFVSGTPFDATGYLRFGAAANGSPLAGTFAAMSEIGWLMAVTNVAVPWGELAIGLGLLVGAFVRLAAFFGATLMTMFYLGNWSVEHGVINGDFAYMLVFLAVAAFGAGRILGVDAYLEAYEVDGRPLIERHPVLDYVLG, translated from the coding sequence ATGTCCGTAACTAATCCCCTAAGCAACACGTTCGAGAGTACGATCGCCGGTCACACCGTCCGTGGACGGGCCCACAGCCTGAGTGCGTGGTTCGTCCTGTCGCTGCGCCTCATGATGGGCGCGGCGTTCTTCTGGTCGGGATGGACGAAGCTCACCTTCGTCTCCGGCACCCCCTTCGACGCGACGGGCTACCTGCGCTTCGGGGCCGCCGCCAACGGCAGCCCCCTCGCGGGGACCTTCGCCGCGATGTCCGAGATCGGCTGGCTGATGGCCGTCACGAACGTCGCCGTCCCGTGGGGCGAACTCGCTATCGGACTGGGGTTGCTCGTGGGCGCGTTCGTTCGCCTCGCGGCGTTCTTCGGCGCCACGCTGATGACGATGTTCTACCTCGGCAACTGGAGCGTCGAACACGGCGTCATCAACGGGGACTTCGCGTACATGCTGGTGTTCCTCGCCGTGGCCGCGTTCGGCGCGGGCCGCATCCTCGGCGTCGACGCCTACCTCGAAGCGTACGAGGTCGACGGCCGGCCCCTGATCGAACGTCACCCCGTTCTCGACTACGTGCTCGGCTGA